One window of Myripristis murdjan chromosome 8, fMyrMur1.1, whole genome shotgun sequence genomic DNA carries:
- the prf1.3 gene encoding perforin-1.3, which produces MLHSPLLLLLLFLPPCLPCETVSFTECQQAPFVPGHNLAGEGFNVVKMEASGASVVDVKTYMVGGNQGNCTVCNNRLLKQKQKLPASVKDWRIKVQCRRSLSSRMYESSQSVMRETSKSLGVSWKVGLSVGGLFGFAVGGSHSKSSRFASSHTKQDKFSFTSHEFKCKYYTFRLHSTPPLSTEFEEALKNLPSTYDHKNTTAYRQFIGIYGTHFIRRVQLGGRVHATTAIQTCRAAMSKLSMHTVKNCLSVEARATIHGITPSASSSFCKSQAKKLKTGNSFSGAFSDRVTEVLGGDGDVGDLLFDSNNKVGYKKWLKSLKTVPGVVSYQLSPLHTLVRENPTLRASLQDAVSDYIRKSAVSLRCPAHCKVGRKNKNCACKCLGHRMVDSNCCPSASGVARMNVTVVRAAGLWGDYVSKTDGYVKVFYGNQGATTPVIWNNDFPRWNFRIQFGTVNLQSRTKICFEVWDRDNRWNDDLLGRVYLIPTSGRNVGKTFKLKHGSLFVSLTVVCGPSLKGSLCGHYSPSPGMVEDVEDGWGSGMPALRWDAGRAHNTVSLRLPLKT; this is translated from the exons ATGCTCCactctccactcctcctcctcctgctcttcctccctccatgTCTTCCTTGCGAAACCGTCTCGTTCACCGAGTGTCAGCAGGCCCCCTTCGTGCCGGGACACAACCTGGCCGGCGAGGGCTTCAACGTGGTCAAGATGGAGGCCAGCGGCGCCAGCGTGGTGGACGTGAAGACCTACATGGTGGGAGGGAACCAGGGGAACTGCACCGTGTGCAACAACCGCCTCCTCAAGCAG AAACAGAAGCTGCCGGCATCGGTGAAGGACTGGCGCATCAAG GTGCAGTGCAGGCGCAGTCTGAGCAGCAGGATGTACGAGTCCAGCCAGTCGGTCATGAGGGAGACCAGCAAATCTCTGGGCGTCAGCTGGAAG GTCGGTTTGAGTGTTGGTGGCCTGTTTGGATTTGCCGTCGGGGGATCGCACTCCAAGTCGTCTCGCTTCGCCTCGAGTCACACCAAGCAAGACAAGTTCTCCTTCACGAGCCATGAGTTCAAATGCAAATACTACAC TTTCCGTCTCCACTCCACCCCCCCACTGAGCACAGAGTTTGAGGAGGCCCTGAAGAATCTGCCCAGCACCTACGACCACAAGAACACCACCGCCTACCGACAGTTCATCGGCATCTACGGGACACACTTCATCCGCAGGGTTCAACTGGGCGGCCGCGTGCACGCCACCACCGCCATCCAGACCTGCCGGGCCGCCATGAGCAAACTGTCCATGCACACCGTCAAGAACTGCCTGTCCGTCGAGGCCCGCGCCACGATCCATGGCATCACCCCGAGTGCATCCTCCAGCTTCTGCAAGTCGCAGGCCAAGAAGCTGAAAACGGGCAACAGCTTCAGCGGGGCTTTCTCGGACCGGGTCACAGAGGTTTTAGGAGGCGATGGGGATGTCGGGGACCTCCTCTTCGACTCCAACAATAAAGTCGGTTACAAGAAGTGGCTCAAGTCCCTGAAGACAGTCCCAGGCGTGGTGTCCTACCAGCTGAGCCCCCTGCATACCCTG GTGAGAGAAAACCCCACACTGAGGGCCAGCCTACAGGACGCCGTCAGCGACTACATCCGAAAGAGCGCCGTGTCACTCCGCTGCCCCGCTCACTGCAAGGttggcagaaaaaataaaaactgtgcgTGTAAATGTTTGGGACACCGCATGGTCGACTCCAACTGCTGCCCCTCTGCGTCCGGCGTGGCCCGGATGAACGTGACGGTGGTCCGAGCTGCGGGCCTCTGGGGCGACTATGTCTCCAAGACCGACGGCTATGTGAAGGTTTTCTATGGTAATCAAGGAGCCACGACTCCGGTGATCTGGAATAATGACTTCCCCCGCTGGAACTTCCGAATCCAGTTTGGTACCGTGAACCTGCAGAGCAGAAC CAAAATTTGTTTCGAGGTTTGGGACCGGGACAACCGGTGGAACGACGACCTGCTGGGGAGGGTGTACCTGATCCCCACCAGCGGCCGGAACGTCGGCAAGACCTTCAAGCTGAAGCACGGCTCCCTGTTCGTGTCGCTGACGGTGGTGTGCGGGCCCAGCCTGAAGGGGTCACTGTGTGGCCACTACTCCCCCTCACCGGGCATGGTGGAAGACGTGGAGGACGGCTGGGGTTCGGGGATGCCGGCTCTGCGGTGGGACGCTGGCAGAGCGCACAACACCGTCTCCCTTAGACTTCCTCTGAAAACATAA